Proteins co-encoded in one Papaver somniferum cultivar HN1 chromosome 5, ASM357369v1, whole genome shotgun sequence genomic window:
- the LOC113277843 gene encoding pentatricopeptide repeat-containing protein At1g62670, mitochondrial-like produces the protein MNLGQKKLLITRVLSSYHQHHSFLLCLREYNSGGSNNNNNSRMSPLEKFVRDECMSGRIKKLDDGLKYFDQLILERPSPSNVIFNHVLGSLSKIKCYTDVIMLYKKMCLVGVKPDFVTLNILINCCCQLGKVDHGFCLLGEIIKRGYHSNVTTFTTLIKGLCLQEEIIFAIKVFDKMTDTGIQPNVVTCTTLISGLCRIGNVGRAIQLKNNMGKWNCRPNVVSYCAIMDTLCKGGLVDEALILFSEMLGDSNVVPNVVVYNSMINGLCNSGRLNEARRLLEEMADRGISADVTTYNSLIHGHCLHGELEEARRYFDEMMDLGLSSDTVTFSILIDSHCKDGMIEDAWGLFELMDKINIQPNQITYNSMMGSLCLAGQLQEAVKLFESMVDRGLAPNEFNYGVLIDGYCKNRKLDEAMQLFNKMKQNGLEPSIVTYTILLRGIYLDGRVKTAQRFLNEMQSLGLSPNEVTYGTILDGLFKNGKVEEAIELFESIEGTGIPADNYMYNILIHGLCQAGMIEDARKLFIEFPKKGLLPDVVTYTTMINGLFRCKMLLKWKRSVVCQMLGHMIPSSRFSR, from the coding sequence atgAATTTGGGACAAAAGAAATTACTGATCACAAGAGTATTGTCCAGTTatcatcaacatcattcatttctATTATGTTTGAGAGAATATAACTCAGGAGGcagcaataataataataatagtaggaTGTCACCACTTGAGAAATTTGTGAGAGATGAGTGTATGTCTGGAAGAATTAAGAAGCTTGATGATGGTTTGAAATACTTTGATCAACTGATTCTCGAAAGGCCATCGCCATCAAATGTTATATTTAATCATGTATTGGGATCATTATCGAAGATCAAATGTTACACAGATGTCATTATGTTGTATAAGAAGATGTGTCTGGTTGGAGTAAAACCTGATTTTGTTACATTGAACATCTTGATTAATTGTTGCTGTCAACTAGGAAAAGTTGATCATGGGTTTTGTTTGCTTGGAGAGATCATAAAGAGAGGTTATCACTCTAATGTTACCACTTTCACTACCCTGATTAAGGGTCTGTGTCTGCAAGAAGAGAttatttttgcaatcaaagtgtTCGACAAAATGACTGACACAGGTATTCAGCCAAATGTGGTTACATGTACTACCCTTATATCTGGGCTTTGTAGAATCGGTAATGTGGGTCGTGCTATTCAGCTGAAAAACAATATGGGGAAATGGAACTGCAGACCTAATGTTGTTTCATATTGTGCGATTATGGATACCCTTTGCAAAGGAGGGCTAGTTGATGAAGCTTTAATCCTCTTCTCTGAAATGCTTGGAGATTCAAATGTTGTCCCGAATGTAGTTGTTTATAATTCTATGATCAATGGACTTTGCAATTCAGGACGGCTGAATGAGGCAAGGAGACTCCTTGAAGAGATGGCTGATAGAGGAATATCTGCTGATGTAACGACTTATAACTCTTTGATTCATGGTCACTGCTTACATGGTGAATTGGAAGAAGCAAGAAGATACTTTGATGAAATGATGGATCTAGGGCTTTCATCTGATACAGTAACCTTTAGTATCTTAATAGATTCACATTGTAAAGACGGAATGATAGAAGATGCTTGGGGATTATTTGAACTGATGGACAAGATAAACATACAACCTAATCAGATTACTTATAATTCGATGATGGGCAGTCTGTGCTTGGCAGGCCAGCTGCAAGAAGCGGTTAAACTGTTTGAGTCAATGGTAGATAGGGGCCTTGCGCCAAATGAGTTCAACTACGGTGTGTTAATCGATGGGTATTGCAAGAATCGTAAGTTGGATGAAGCTATGCAGTTATTcaataaaatgaaacaaaatggaTTGGAACCCTCAATTGTTACATACACTATACTATTAAGGGGAATATACCTGGATGGAAGAGTGAAGACTGCTCAGAGGTTTCTTAATGAGATGCAATCTTTAGGTCTATCTCCAAATGAAGTTACATATGGTACAATTTTGGATGGTCTCTTCAAGAATGGGAAAGTGGAGGAGGCAATAGAGTTGTTTGAATCCATCGAGGGTACTGGTATCCCAGCTGATAATTACATGTACAACATTCTTATTCATGGTCTGTGTCAGGCTGgcatgatagaagatgcaagaaaaCTGTTTATTGAATTTCCAAAAAAGGGATTATTGCCTGATGTAGTAACATATACCACAATGATAAATGGCCTCTTTCGTTGCAAGATGTTATTGAAATGGAAGAGAAGTGTTGTTTGCCAAATGCTAGGACATATGATACCATCATCAAGGTTTTCTCGATAG
- the LOC113279662 gene encoding F-box/kelch-repeat protein At3g06240-like: MMIEQWKYLPEGILMDILTWLPVKSVLRFRCVSRKWCNHFTNPDFIKLHANHSTHCSLILTKQDPNKFYSGIQSEPYSASCPCLDHNISGDDVTFDLSIEYRCPFHYWKCYIHIIGIYNGLICLRSDPKLLCIWNPVTNEYKKLPEIPDLPPQIAGLVPVFVNTPTYGFGFDCKTGDYKVVKILTPGRGKGSKVWIYTSGTDSWRVLEDIYYVVYLSGENGVFLNGVLHWMVQPSDRPIRVILSFGVGNEKFGELQLPMPLSGEPEGKNYYKSSIGLLDGKLCLSWYIRDGNVDVWVMKNYGVIESWTKLFSVSRLKEDIEYLRPVQSLKNGDILLFGRPLNQLSRYNGDLIFYNPNSGNARFLDTSGYKKLDDARAYVGSLVSVKSIFTAGQEDVEQAMSQ; this comes from the coding sequence ATGATGATCGAGCAGTGGAAATATCTTCCAGAAGGGATTCTGATGGACATCCTGACATGGTTACCAGTTAAATCCGTCTTGAGGTTCAGGTGTGTATCTAGGAAGTGGTGCAATCATTTTACGAACCCTGATTTCATTAAACTGCATGCTAATCATTCTACTCATTGTAGTCTCATCCTTACAAAACAAGATCCAAACAAATTCTATTCAGGAATACAAAGTGAACCTTATTCTGCTTCATGTCCTTGCCTTGATCACAACATTTCTGGAGATGATGTTACATTTGATTTGTCTATTGAGTATCGCTGTCCATTTCACTACTGGAAATGTTATATTCATATCATTGGTATCTATAATGGATTGATTTGCCTCCGTTCTGATCCTAAACTGTTATGCATTTGGAACCCAGTTACTAACGAGTATAAGAAATTACCAGAGATTCCAGATTTACCTCCACAAATAGCAGGTTTAGTACCAGTTTTCGTTAATACTCCAACATATgggtttggttttgattgtaAGACTGGCGATTATAAGGTAGTGAAAATCCTTACACCTGGGAGAGGGAAGGGTTCTAAAGTTTGGATTTATACTTCAGGAACAGATTCATGGAGAGTGCTTGAGGATATCTATTATGTAGTTTATTTATCTGGAGAAAATGGAGTGTTTTTAAATGGAGTTCTTCATTGGATGGTGCAACCCAGTGACAGACCCATTAGAGTCATACTTTCTTTCGGTGTTGGGAATGAGAAATTCGGGGAATTGCAGCTGCCAATGCCTCTGAGCGGTGAACCTGAAGGTAAGAATTATTACAAGTCATCTATTGGCTTGTTGGATGGTAAACTTTGCTTATCTTGGTACATCAGGGATGGGAATGTAGATGTATGGGTTATGAAGAATTATGGTGTTATAGAATCGTGGACTAAACTTTTCAGTGTTAGCAGGCTAAAAGAAGATATCGAGTATTTGAGGCCAGTACAATCTTTAAAGAATGGTGATATCTTATTATTTGGTCGGCCTTTGAACCAGTTATCCCGGTATAACGGGGATTTAATCTTCTATAACCCAAATAGTGGAAATGCTAGGTTCTTGGATACTAGTGGTTATAAAAAACTGGACGATGCCCGCGCTTATGTTGGTAGTCTGGTTTCAGTTAAATCAATTTTTACTGCAGGTCAAGAAGACGTGGAGCAGGCGATGTCACAGTAA